Proteins encoded together in one Benincasa hispida cultivar B227 chromosome 1, ASM972705v1, whole genome shotgun sequence window:
- the LOC120084235 gene encoding nudix hydrolase 13, mitochondrial isoform X2, producing MFRFMRQKSMRCIPYRLIEDSNEVNEQCDVENKIEVLMVSSPNRDDLVFPKGGWEDDETILEAACREAVEEAGVRGKLNENPLGVWEFRSKSSQDICSMEGACRGYMFALEVTEELESWPEQGNRHRRWLNVKEAFRLCRYEWMRVALEAFLRVMAEDENGETRQETAETSPVSNVVDCALISSNCCGRPPPFGQQHSRSHSTGIGGLSRDCRLGITLTE from the exons ATGTTTCGTTTTATGCGCCAAAAGTCCATGCg ATGCATACCTTATAGGCTGATAGAGGACAGCAATGAAGTCAACGAGCAGTGTGACGTTGAGAACAAGATTGAAGTTCTCATGGTTTCTTCACCAAATCGTGATGACCTAGTGTTTCCAAAG GGTGGATGGGAGGATGATGAAACCATCCTGGAAGCAGCATGTCGAGAAGCTGTGGAAGAAGCAGGAGTGAGAGGAAAGCTTAAC GAAAATCCCCTCGGTGTTTGGGAGTTTAGAAGCAAAAGCAGTCAGGACATTTGCAGCATGGAGGGAGCATGCAGAGGATACATGTTTGCATTAGAAGTTACAGAAGAGCTTGAGTCGTGGCCAGAGCAGGGAAACCGCCATAGGAGATGG CTCAATGTTAAAGAGGCATTCAGACTATGCCGGTACGAATGGATGCGCGTGGCACTTGAAGCATTTCTCCGAGTGATGGCAGAAGACGAAAATGGTGAAACTAGGCAAGAGACGGCAGAGACAAGCCCAGTTTCAAATGTGGTTGATTGTGCATTGATATCGTCTAACTGCTGTGGAAGGCCTCCTCCTTTTGGTCAGCAGCACAGTAGGAGTCATTCAACAGGCATTGGAGGCCTTTCAAGGGATTGCAGACTAGGCATTACATTAACTGAATGA
- the LOC120084235 gene encoding nudix hydrolase 13, mitochondrial isoform X1 translates to MSTVLARTGRHRQRYDDHFRLVSGCIPYRLIEDSNEVNEQCDVENKIEVLMVSSPNRDDLVFPKGGWEDDETILEAACREAVEEAGVRGKLNENPLGVWEFRSKSSQDICSMEGACRGYMFALEVTEELESWPEQGNRHRRWLNVKEAFRLCRYEWMRVALEAFLRVMAEDENGETRQETAETSPVSNVVDCALISSNCCGRPPPFGQQHSRSHSTGIGGLSRDCRLGITLTE, encoded by the exons ATGTCTACGGTGTTAGCAAGAACAGGGCGACATCGTCAGCGATACGACGATCATTTTCGTCTTGTTTCAGG ATGCATACCTTATAGGCTGATAGAGGACAGCAATGAAGTCAACGAGCAGTGTGACGTTGAGAACAAGATTGAAGTTCTCATGGTTTCTTCACCAAATCGTGATGACCTAGTGTTTCCAAAG GGTGGATGGGAGGATGATGAAACCATCCTGGAAGCAGCATGTCGAGAAGCTGTGGAAGAAGCAGGAGTGAGAGGAAAGCTTAAC GAAAATCCCCTCGGTGTTTGGGAGTTTAGAAGCAAAAGCAGTCAGGACATTTGCAGCATGGAGGGAGCATGCAGAGGATACATGTTTGCATTAGAAGTTACAGAAGAGCTTGAGTCGTGGCCAGAGCAGGGAAACCGCCATAGGAGATGG CTCAATGTTAAAGAGGCATTCAGACTATGCCGGTACGAATGGATGCGCGTGGCACTTGAAGCATTTCTCCGAGTGATGGCAGAAGACGAAAATGGTGAAACTAGGCAAGAGACGGCAGAGACAAGCCCAGTTTCAAATGTGGTTGATTGTGCATTGATATCGTCTAACTGCTGTGGAAGGCCTCCTCCTTTTGGTCAGCAGCACAGTAGGAGTCATTCAACAGGCATTGGAGGCCTTTCAAGGGATTGCAGACTAGGCATTACATTAACTGAATGA